The DNA segment TAACTATAACGGTCCTAAGGTAGCGAAATTCCTTGTCGGGTAAGTTCCGACCTGCACGAATGGCGTAACGACTTCCCCGCTGTCTCCAACATAGACTCAGTGAAATTGAATTCCCCGTGAAGATGCGGGGTTCCTGCGGTCAGACGGAAAGACCCCGTGCACCTTTACTATAGCTTTACACTGGCATTCGTGTCGGCATGTGTAGGATAGGTGGTAGGCTTTGAAGCAGGGACGCCAGTTCTTGTGGAGCCATCCTTGAAATACCACCCTTATCGTCATGGATGTCTAACCGCGGTCCGTCATCCGGATCCGGGACAGTGTATGGTGGGTAGTTTGACTGGGGCGGTCGCCTCCGAAAGAGTAACGGAGGCGCGCGATGGTGGGCTCAGACCGGTCGGAAATCGGTCGTCGAGTGCAATGGCATAAGCCCGCCTGACTGCGAGACTGACAAGTCGAGCAGAGACGAAAGTCGGTCATAGTGATCCGGTGGTCCCGCGTGGAAGGGCCATCGCTCAACGGATAAAAGGTACGCCGGGGATAACAGGCTGATGACCCCCAAGAGTCCATATCGACGGGGTTGTTTGGCACCTCGATGTCGGCTCATCGCATCCTGGGGCTGGAGCAGGTCCCAAGGGTTTGGCTGTTCGCCAATTAAAGCGGTACGTGAGCTGGGTTCAGAACGTCGTGAGACAGTTCGGTCCCTATCTGCCGTGGGTGTAGGAATATTGACAGGATCTGTCCCTAGTACGAGAGGACCGGGATGGACATATCTCTGGTGGACCTGTTGTCCTGCCAAGGGCATAGCAGGGTAGCTATATATGGAAGGGATAACCGCTGAAGGCATCTAAGCGGGAAACCCACCTGAAAACGAGTGTTCCCTATCAGAGCCGTGGTAGACGACCACGTTGATAGGCCGGGTGTGGAAGTGCGGCAACGCATGAAGCTTACCGGTACTAATAGCTCGATTGGCTTGATCGTTCCCATTGCTCGTGTTCATCACACGATGCATCTGACGTGTTCAAAAAAAGACAAGAGACATGAAGGCTATTGCCTCCATCCTCTCTTCACCAGCTTCTCAACGTTGCGCTTCGCTGACCTGGTGGTTATGGCGGGGTGGCTGCACCCGTTCCCTTTCCGAACACGGCCGTGAAACGCCCCTGCGCCCATGGTACTTCGTCTCAAGACGCGGGAGAGTAGGTCGCTGCCAGGTCTGCAAAACGCAACGCCGGATAAACCCATCTGGGTTTGTCCGATGATTTAAATCTTCTCGACACAAAAACGGCTAAGCCGTGTTACAATAGGCCGCTCAAAAGCGGCCTTTGTCGCTTCTAAAGGCATACAGTTATACGCCCGGCTCCGAAATAAGGTGCCACGGGAACACGGGACAAATCCTTCGGATTTGCCCGGATCACGCAAGCCGCAACGCGGCTTGCTCAAGCTCCGACGAACCCCAACGGTTCGCTCAGGGCGGACAAACCGCAACGCGGTTTGCTCGGATAGCGCGGGGTGGAGCAGCCCGGTAGCTCGTCAGGCTCATAACCTGAAGGCCGCAGGTTCAAATCCTGCCCCCGCAACCAACTTCCCACATAACATTCCAATATCAATACCCCAAAGCATTCCGCTTCGCTGGCGATACCGCCGCAGCCGACGGACCATAACCGGAAAGCCCAAGCTTCATAGCCTCCCACCGATACAAAGCTCCCCGCACAACATCGCTATCGCTGGCGCGAAGTCTCCACCTGCATTCGCGATACCGCCGCCGCAGACGCATCATAACATCATGGCTCATCCGCTTCGGAAATATTGTGCCTGTGCCCTGCAAAAGTGCTTTTCGGGTGGGCTGCGGCCGATAATTGAGGTCATATGTATCCCTTGTCAGCGGTGAAGAGGATTCGCCGCGATCGGAGGGATAGAGGCGGCGCGTTATCGTTCTGCCGATCCCGACCCGAGCCGCAGTGAGAGGATATTGCCATGGCTATGACGGCGCGAGTTGCGCAGAAAGACTGTGTCTATAAAATCGTCAATTCGCCTGTCGGCAGGCTGAAGCTCGTTGCCAAGCGCGATGGCTTAGCGGCGATCCTTTGGGATATCGACCGGCCGAACCGCGTCCGCCTGAACATCGTTGCAGAGGATGAGAACCATCCCGTCCTCATCGAAACGGAGCGGCAGTTGCGGGAATATTTTGCCGGGGAACGGCAGGTTTTTGATCTGCCGCTGGATTTCTCCGGCACCGATTTTCAAAAGAAGGTCTGGCAGGCGCTGCTCAGTATCCCCTTCGGAGAAACGCGCTCCTATGCCGAGATCGCCGAACAGATCGGGGCTCGTCAAGCGATACGCGCGGTAGGCGCCGCCAATGGCAGGAACCCGATCTCCATCATCGCGCCGTGCCATCGGGTAATCGGATCGGCGGGAGACCTCAGGGGATTTGCCGGTGGTCTGGAGCGGAAGACCTACCTTCTGGAGTTTGAAGGCGCAAAGACCAAGGCGTTCAATTTCGCCGCCTGACGGTTACACGCGCTCGTCTGAGAAGAGATCCCCTTGTAGCAATGACAAAACAGCCCGCTTGGTGGACAAGCGGGCTATTTTTGTTTTCGGCATCAGCCACTATGCGAAACAGCCGGTTCGATTTTTATCAAGCCAGCCTTAGGCTCGCATCAGCCCTCAAGCCACTTCACCTGTTCCGGCGTCAGCTTGATGTCGAGTGCCGACAGGCTGTCTTCCAGCTCGGCGATCGTGCGCGGGCCGATCAGCGGGATGACCGGGAAGGGCTGGGCGACGACATAGGCAAGCGCGATATGGATCGGGTTGCGGCCGAGCTTCTGCGCCAGTTCGACCGCCCGGTCGCGGCGGCCGAAATTGCGCTCGGAATACCAAACGCGTACCAACTCCTCGTCGTCGCGCTTGTCACGGCCGGCGCGATCGGTGAAAAAGCCTCGGCCTTGGCTCGACCAGGCGAAGTTCGGGATTTGCTTGGCGTTCAGCCAGGCCTTCCATTCGTCGTCGGAGGCGGCGATGCACCCGGCCCAGATCGGATCCAGCATCTCCGCCAGCGAGAAATTGTTGGAAAGAGCTGCTGGCGCCGCCTTGCCGTTCCTTTCGGCATAGGCGATCGCCTCGTCAAAACGAGCACGCGTCCAGTTGGAGCCGCCGAAGATGCCGCGGATGCGGCCAGCTTTGACCTCGGCATCCATGGCATCGACGAATTCGCCGACCGGAATAGCCGGATTGTCGCGGTGCATGAAATAGATATCGACATAATCGGTCTTCAGGCGGTTCAGCGACTGGTCGAGCTGCTTGGCGATCATGTCCGGATAGCAGAGCGGCGAATGCGCCCCCTTGCCGATCAGCACGATCTCCTCGCGCGGAACCTTGCGGCTGGTGTGCCAGTCGCCGAATATGCTTTCCGTCTTGCCGGCGCCATAGACATAGGCCGTATCGAAGGCGTTACCGCCGGCTTCGTAGAAGGCGTCGAGCGTCAGCGAGGCGGCTGCGAAATTCGGGAAG comes from the Rhizobium sp. NXC24 genome and includes:
- a CDS encoding methylated-DNA--[protein]-cysteine S-methyltransferase: MAMTARVAQKDCVYKIVNSPVGRLKLVAKRDGLAAILWDIDRPNRVRLNIVAEDENHPVLIETERQLREYFAGERQVFDLPLDFSGTDFQKKVWQALLSIPFGETRSYAEIAEQIGARQAIRAVGAANGRNPISIIAPCHRVIGSAGDLRGFAGGLERKTYLLEFEGAKTKAFNFAA